GAATATGGAACCTGATATGCTTGAGCTGTTTTTCTGATATGCAGGAGCTGCTggtataaaagaaatatgaagaagtTTGAGGCAAAGGAAGTTAATGTCGAGACCATTGTTGGAAATGCATTAGCAATGCAGAAGTCTTATAAGGAACTCAGAACTAAATCTGTTTCAGTAATTAGATAGCAATGTAGATGGGAAGCCCCACCAGCTGGTGTGTTTAAACTCAATATAGATGGTGCTTTTTCTTCTACGGGTTCAATGGCTGGAATTGGAGCTATTTTCAGGGATTCAAAGGGTGAGGTAATAATGTCTGCTGCAAAGAAAGAAGTTTCTGTTATGACTGCTGTTGAAGTGGAGGCTTTAGCTATTCTTCGAGGATTACAGTTCTGCATTCTTCTTGGTATTCAAAATCTTGTGATTGAAAGTGACTCATTGCTGGTGGTTAAAGAGTTCAATATGCAAGGATCTTCACAGGCTACTTTTGGCAATGTTGTTAGAGATGCTAAGGAGTTGATGACACGCTTTGGTACCTGTCAAGTACAACATGTTATTAGAAGCTGCAATTCAACAACACATTCACTTGCCAAGTTTGGTTTAAGTGTGCAGAATATTAGTTTATGGTGGGGAGCATATCCCGATGTAATTTCTAATATTCTTTGGAGTGATTCAAGTACTTTGTAAGTTTTTTGTTTAATGAAGCATgttttcctattaaaaaaaaaaaaaaaaaaaaaaaaaaaaaaaaaaaaaaacatggtaTCAACCTAAACATGATCCCtacctgtgatgacccgcttttgagtgttttttttttcgctgaaatagttgtttttattttaattaatattttagttatttattttaatttatttgcgttttaaaattgtttttaatttaattgatgttgtgttttatttcttttagttgtttacagattttaatatcttcgcggcgatttagtgttgtttttcccggactgaggattagacctcgtcttttccctacatctcttttcctttttccttttctttttcctttttctctttttccttctttcttttttcctttctttttcttttttttttttctttcttttctttttccctctctctccccacgtcgacccccccggcctctctctctctcttctctctccctcacgccggaagcctctcacccccgatctaccgccgtccggccaccgtgtggctcaccgccggtaccattcggttcgtctccctccggcgcacctccccaccgaagctcacccccatccggccggccgtttggccggaaaatccctttaaagcccgcacggctttggctccgatccgccgccgtcgctccacctccggccaccatttcttcaccacttcatcaccggtcccttgccgtcctaacccacctatttccggcctccaacgaccaccggaacagctcctacgagctagctttcctttttggaaaatccgacctcccaccgccgttttcgccgccacccacggccaaccaccacttccaatagcttcacaatcatccttaaaccattccctatcaatcccaagccctagtttgtccccgttcaaaagtgggtttttcacaacccacggccacagtgaattttcactgtgacgttgctttttcgccgccgtttgcaacgcctcgtgttttctaaaattgtcatatagcgctgtaagtattttccaaaccctattttcagatttaaatatatattgctcattcaataattttatctgtttgttggctgattccggactgagtccgaggagttcgggggtcagatggatggaggacggagttgcctgtttatttgatttatgttgttggattattttattatgcattgttatggcattgcatggtgcatgcacgtgtgtttgtgaaatagtatgaaaagcctgtgtattggcataaatggtcttacgggtgcgtgtgtatcacgaccccaagccgggatggggtattatcccggtggagctcctctggtcactcgggagccgaataaactgagtgatgtcccctaggttgtcgctagacgacgggagcgggggctaggggttgcttggctacgaacgcgccgggcgcggaactgggcatcgctctacgcaccgactccgtggcccttcactggtgagggctagaggatgcttggctacgaacgcgcggggcgcggaactgggcatcgctcgttaggtgtcacatgcgtggtggtactctgcggtgtggcactggagccagggtgtgcggatgacccctaggggaggtcatggtgcatacggataaaaatggattctggtttgagtcggataaaggccaaatgtgacttttggcgtgtttttcggaaaggatgtgtttttgggccaaatgggttttttttggcgtgtgtggaaaaatcgtgttttaagggctttgtgcattgggcatgtttcatgcatattgtttgagttctatgtgttcttatctggtagtgtttgggttttacttacctacggtaccatttttggctccgtagcttttggtgcagagttggaggacgaagaggaggaggctgagcccgaggatgcggctccgccgagttgctgatgctatgctttatatttggtttaaaactgtatttgtgtttttgtaatattttatttatgtatattttaaactgcttgtattatgttgagaaaaaattctggtacttagttatgactttcgttatccgctgcgtgtttctttgtacacatatgttgccttgcacacacttggcacccgtcgataggatggtgacccgggttgtcactatccggacgtctcgatttccccgtgttcgggcgtggagatttgggggcgtcacactaccTACCCAAGACCCCCATggtctcttcttcctcttcctcttcttcttcctcttcctttgtCCTCTCTCCATATATCCTCCATCTCTCTGACTCTCCTAGCCTCATCCTTGTTTCTGGCCTTCTCACCGGTAACAGTTTTTCCAAATGGCAAAAAGCCATGACTCGTGGTCTTAACGCTAAAAACAAACTAGTTTTTGTCGATGACACTCTTATCCCACCCGAAACTACCTCTCCAGATTATAGACAATGGAACCAAACTAAAGACATGGTCCTTACCTGGCTCCAAAATTCCATCAGTCCCTTCATAACCAACTCCCTTGAGTTTCACACTGATCCCCGAGTAGTATGGCTCGATCTCCAGTCCATATTTTGCCACGGCAACAATGCCAAGATTTACCATCTCAAGTATGTGTTATCTTCCCTACAGCAACACAAACATTCTGTCCATGATTATTACAACCAAATCAAGCAAATTTGGGATGAACTCAGTCACTTACAGCAAACCAACGACCTCAAACAATTGCAGCAACAAGCTGAAGATGAGAGAGTTTACCAATTTCTTCTTAGCCTCAATGACTCTTTTTCCCAACTCAAAACCCAGATCTTAGCCATGGAAACCCTTCCCCCCATCACAAAAATTTTTTCCATACTTTTTTAGGAAGAGCAGCAATGTCTTCTCCACCTCAGGCCACCACCGACTGATGCTCACATCCTTGCTACTCACTCCGATGGACCCACGAAATAGCCCTAGCAATGCACCGTCTACAGCAAAGTGGGTCACTCCCGTGACCGTTGTTTGTGTGTTATTGGGTACCCAGCAGGTCGCGACACCTGTGGCAAACTATGACCGTCTCTCCTCAGCAAACCACCTTCAACCTCGTCGCCGATGGCTCATCAAGTTTCCACCTCTTCCCCACTTCCTGGTTTGACCCATGATATGTATCAAAAATTACTTGATCTGCTTCAACCGAATCCTTCACCTGAAAACTTCATGGGTAATATCTCTTCTTCTCCCCCTTTGACAGCCACTCCAATTGGGTGGTGGATAATGGTGCCACCGATCACCTATGCCATGACTGACGCCTATTCTCTACTCTATCTCCCTTCTCTTATGACCAGAAGGCCACTTTACCAAATGGGCATATCATAACCATTGAGGGTGTTGGCACTTGTCATTTGTCCCTCAATTCTTATTTAATCTCCTTTATGTTCCCAAACTCACAAATACTAATTCTtgcattatttctttttcttcttctactatttattttcaaaacccATAGTCGACGAGGTTGATTGGAGCGGGTGAGCTTTGCAATGGACTTTATGTGTATCGGCCCCAGCCCATTACTACTTTTTCCACTCAGActactgctaataagatattatGGCACCAACGCCTAGGTCATCCTTCCCGCTTAGTTATTTCTAGACTTTTATGTGTTATTTCTAATTGTGATATTTGTGCTCGTTCTAAGCACACTAGACTATCATTTCCCATTTCTACTAATAACAGTACTAtgatttttaatagaattttttgcGATATTTGGGGTGACTATCATACTCTTTCTATTTGTGGTgctcattatttttttaccatTGTTGTTGATTTCTCTCACACTACTTGGATCTATCTTATGCACTATAAATTCGAAGCATACacttatctcaattcaaaaccacagttaaaattattagaactgataatggccaagaatttctttctcacaaatttcaaaactatcTTCATGATCACGGCATCCTTCATGAACGTACTTGTATtgaaactccacaacaaaacgGTGTTGCGGAACGTAAACATCGGCACCTCCTGAATGTTGCTCGTAGTCTGTGTTTTCAAGCTCACTTACCCTTGAAATTTTGGGGTGAATGTGTACTCACCACTGCCTATCTCATCAATCGCACTCACAGTCGACTTCTTCAAAATAAATCTCCTTTTGAACTTCTTTTCACTATCCCTCCAACCTATGCCCATTTACACGTTTTTGGCTGCCTTTGTTATACCCAAACCCTCCACGCTTCCCATGATAAATTTTCTTCTCGTGCCTCTAAATGTATATTCCTCAGTTATCCTAGCACTCATAAAGCATACAAACTCTACAATCTAGACACTCAGGTCATTTTTTATTCTCGTGATGTCACTTTCCACGAACATCAGTTCCCTTTCCAAGATGTTTCTACTCCTTCACCTACACCTCTTCCTATTATTTCCCTCCCCGTCCCTGAACCCATCTTACCACCCTCTACCCCTACCTCTAATATTTCCTcctcctctcctcctcctccctctcctcctcctcctccttctcctcctcctcctccttgtcCTCGTAGTCGTCGCACCACTACTCGACCCACATATCTTCAAGACTATATATGCCCGACCATACACACCGAGTCCACTGCATCCTCACCTGCTGCATCGACCTCAGGTACTGCTCACCCTCTATctacttttctttcttattctcGTTTCTCcctttctcatcttattttttttaaatgctctCATTGTTTCTACTGACCCTATCTCTTATTCCGTTGCTAATCGTCATGCCCATTGGTGAGACGCCATGTCTGCTGAACTTCATGCTCTTGAAGATAATTCCACCTGGATGCTTGAACCCCTTCCCCCTGGAAAGAAATCCATTGGCTACAAATGGGTGTTcaaaactaaactcaaagaAGATGGCTCCATCAAAAGATACAAAGCTCGGTTAGTCGCCAAAGGCTATACTCAAGTTGAATTCCTCGACTACCATGAGACTTTTGCTCCTGTTGCCAAAATGACTATCGTTTGGTGTTTATTAGCTGTTGCTGCTTCTTGCCAGTGGATCATTCACCAACTTGATGTCAATAATGCCTTCTTACATAGCGACTTTGATGAGGAAGTCTACATAAATCCTCCTCTCGGCTATTATTCGAAAGGAGAGACTCACGTTTGTCGCCTCCGTAAATCCCTCTATAGACTTAAACAAGCCTCCTGCAACTGATTTTTTAAACTAACTATTGTGCTTCTTGATGCaggtttttctcaatctcaggcGGATCATTCTTTATTCACCTTGGTTACTTATACCAGTGTCGCTCTTGTTCTTGTACATGTCGACAATATTCTAGTGGCCGGCAGTGATCGCTCCCAAATTGAGGTCTTCAAACGTGTTTTCTCCATATACTTCAAAACCAAAGATCTCGgtcctttcaaatattttcttggtctcaaAGTTGCTCGATCACCTCAAGGCATCTTTCTCAACCAATACAAATATGCTCTTGAAATCTTATCTGATAGTAGACAACTCAGTGCTCGGACCGCTTCCTTCCCCATGGAACAAAACTTGAAGCTCACCAATCACGACGGCTCTCTCCTTCCAGATCCTTCTCCCTATCGTAGACTTGTTGGCCATTTCATATATTGGACTATCACTCGTCCTAACATTGTTTTTGCAGTGAACATTCTCAGTCAATTCATGCAGGCTCCTCATGCTCCTCACATGCAAGCTGCCACTCGAGTTCTTCATTATCTCAAAGGCAGTCCCGGACAAggcattttcttcccctcctccACACTCTTCATGTTACTACATATACTGATTCCGATTGGGCTAGTTGCCCCACCACTCATTGCTCCACCACATGATATTTTGTTCAGCTTGGCTCCAGTCTCGTTTCTTGGAGTACAAAAAAAAGACTACCGTGGCCCGATCCTCCACTAAAGCTGAATATCGCATCATGGCCGTCACCACCTGCGAACTCACTTGGTTGAAACAGCTCTTCACTGATCTTGGTGTCTCTCAACCCGAGCCTATTAGCCTCtattgtgacaatcaatctgCTTTACACATTGCTCACAATTCTGTGTTTCATGAGTGCACTAAacatattgagattgattgtcatcttatTCATGAAAAAATTCAGTTCGGACTCCTTACTGTTGTTCACACCTGCAAATGGAGCAAGTTGCTAACATCTTCACCAAAGCATTAGGCCATGATCTCTTCCACCATTTTTTATGCAAGTTGGACATTACGAATTTCCATGCAACAACTTGAGGGGGTGTATTGACAGATCACTTCCATAAATCAAGCCAAGATCTCctcaatttttttaacatcatgATTTTAGGATAAATTAGCCGTTACTTTTGTAATTGTAAATTCATGACATACTCAGTTAGTTACCTTAGATAGATTTGTTCcttgtatctatttattttgactATTCTCAATGTAAAATTTACGTTATTGAAATACAAAGGATTGACTTCTTAACATAAAACTTCtctatataattatttctaataaaaattcGAGATCCAAAACATCTcggtataattaattatttccaATGGGTACACAATATTGTAAATAGTTTGACAGATTTGTGTGCTTTATTGACCCCAAGTCAATGTGAAGAAATTACATGATACTGACAAGAAGCAGGTAAAGTAGTTTGGTCCGAGAACAGTCCCCCTAATAAGAAGAGAGGTCCAATCATAAGGCCACTTCAGCCTAGTGGCCCGTTGGCCGTGGGGGAGTGTCTTAACTCACGAGAGTAGACTCCATTTGGATGATGTgactataataaataatttgaattgatatagaaataataatattttatacatttaattaagatgtatttaaatataaaaatattaaaatttatatttaaatatataaaataaattaaaatgaattttattttatttataaaaaattaaaaaaataataaatattatcaataattaatCTAAGATAGATTGAGGTGTGCTTGCCAACCAAATACAACCTTAAAATTATAGACTCCAATCTCTAGCTCAATAAGAGCCCAAACTGATATAATTCGAGTATCGGtagaattattataaaaagtaaaaaaaaaaattctaaataatatgAGATCTCATATATCACTtaaaagttattaaaaaaaaaagaactcaagACACATAACTATACTCTTAAAAGACTAGTCAAtagtataataaaatttttattgaaatcattataaagaacaagattttttttcctcctaaaTAATATGAAATCTTACATACATCACTTCCATAGTTCAAGAGAGACCCAAAGCACATTTGAGATATACTTTTAAAGGATTAGGCAACAGTAAAATTAAAACTCCATTGAAATTACAATAAAAAGCAAGTAagaactttttctctcttagtAATATGAGGTGTAAGAAGAAATTTCTTAGAAGATGCTACGTGGAGACCAAAACTGAAACATTTTGTGTGCAATTCAAAAAATAGtcagaaaagataaaaaggggAAAGAATATGACTGGGAGACCAAAACAAGTATTTTGTTTCTACCCAttacatattcaaatttaaaaatgatttatacgcaacaaatttttcataatattttacataattatgttttgaatggggagtatttttataaaataatttataaaaataacattattttataaaaatatccttatCCTGAAATATTATTCATTCAAATTTGGCCTGCTGGACAAATAGTGACAGATCATTGAGTGGGTAATTTAGTCAAAGATATAACCTGATGAAATTGTTCCCTCAGTGTAGTATGCAACATGTTGGGTGacttgtaattattattatttttgtaattcatatataaCTCGTCTCCAAAGCTTacaagtaaaatttttaaaattactggaagaatgaaatttcaaaaaatttatgtttcttatatttttactcattttattacataatatatgtGCATGTTGATGGTTTCGTCCAAACTCATATTCTGGTTTCGTCCCTCAATTCTtctatgtttttgttttattttatttttttacccatTTCTCTTATAATGACTCATTCgttaaaaattcttaaattaaaaattaaatacaaaagaatTCTTTCATCCTGTATGAggtttaatattgttttttggTGTTTATTACGTGGAAGCCTTGcagaaaatcaaataaattgac
This is a stretch of genomic DNA from Carya illinoinensis cultivar Pawnee chromosome 3, C.illinoinensisPawnee_v1, whole genome shotgun sequence. It encodes these proteins:
- the LOC122304774 gene encoding uncharacterized protein LOC122304774, producing MAGIGAIFRDSKGEVIMSAAKKEVSVMTAVEVEALAILRGLQFCILLGIQNLVIESDSLLVVKEFNMQGSSQATFGNVVRDAKELMTRFGTCQVQHVIRSCNSTTHSLAKFGLSVQNISLWWGAYPDVISNILWSDSSTL